A genomic segment from Nitrospira sp. encodes:
- a CDS encoding Sulfatase modifying factor 1 precursor (C-alpha-formyglycine- generating enzyme 1): protein MRKIRVSRFRKGIRVTQALVIGAALCALIPVVGALDTQDIIVEWTPEGKALAEQRVATMKPKEEMVLIPAGEFIMGSDKKADRLAYRSELPQRRVYLDAYEIDKYEVTNLHYLKYILATGKLPQLDWRYDGGNFQESMANHPIMHVSWYDADAYCRWAGKRLPTEAEWEKAARGEDGRLNPWGNQSAGLSRANFGRTGLSGPVRDRPERLLMYPPLISVDKYDNAVSPYGLYQTIGNVAEWVADWYDLDYYKSSPDRNPKGPETGTQKAFRGGGWMDSTTTMRVAMRNGTDPNTKINWMGFRCAQSTDSRHLSAVSQKEDRS from the coding sequence ATGAGGAAAATACGAGTGAGCAGGTTTCGGAAGGGTATACGGGTCACGCAAGCCCTGGTGATCGGAGCGGCGCTGTGCGCGCTGATTCCGGTCGTAGGAGCGCTGGATACGCAGGACATCATCGTGGAGTGGACGCCGGAGGGGAAGGCCCTCGCGGAGCAGCGTGTGGCCACGATGAAGCCCAAAGAAGAAATGGTACTGATTCCGGCGGGGGAATTCATCATGGGCAGCGACAAGAAGGCCGATCGCTTGGCCTATCGATCGGAACTGCCTCAGCGTCGCGTGTACCTGGACGCCTATGAGATCGACAAGTACGAAGTGACGAATCTGCACTATCTCAAGTACATCCTCGCCACCGGCAAGTTGCCGCAGTTGGATTGGCGGTACGACGGCGGGAATTTTCAGGAGTCCATGGCGAATCATCCGATCATGCATGTGTCATGGTATGACGCCGATGCCTACTGCCGTTGGGCCGGCAAACGGTTGCCGACCGAAGCGGAGTGGGAAAAGGCTGCGCGAGGAGAGGATGGGCGCCTGAATCCCTGGGGGAACCAGTCGGCGGGGCTGAGCCGCGCCAACTTCGGCCGTACCGGTCTCTCCGGCCCGGTCCGCGACCGTCCGGAGCGGTTGCTGATGTATCCGCCGCTCATTTCGGTGGACAAATACGACAACGCGGTGAGTCCCTACGGGCTCTATCAAACCATCGGGAATGTGGCCGAATGGGTCGCGGATTGGTATGACTTGGACTATTACAAGTCCTCGCCGGATCGGAATCCGAAGGGACCGGAGACCGGAACCCAGAAGGCGTTTCGAGGCGGCGGGTGGATGGACAGCACCACGACCATGCGTGTGGCCATGCGGAACGGGACCGACCCCAACACCAAGATCAATTGGATGGGATTCCGATGTGCGCAATCAACCGATAGTCGTCATCTCTCAGCTGTCAGTCAGAAGGAGGACAGGTCCTAG
- a CDS encoding Uncharacterized UPF0721 integral membrane protein, whose amino-acid sequence MIEQAVRSISAGIPIGLQLGATGTGGAILGVPMMVYIAGIPVQQAAAMSLMIVAASSLLGAWEYGRQGLVKSKAAAAFSWTGMIGSWGGAFGHRLVRDEVLLVLFGVLLLLTRTLVMRQRMWSADNEREERCATRFPRTCWLKVGGMGLVVGAMNGLFGVGGGFMVVPALIVILGFPVRSAVGTSLTIIALISIGGVVGHLQFGQVDWPLTGFVLLGSVAGMFLGVRLGAWLPPAAMSRITASITMTIGVSLIAINLARLLRLQG is encoded by the coding sequence ATGATCGAACAGGCGGTACGTTCCATTTCCGCAGGGATACCGATCGGCTTGCAACTCGGAGCGACCGGGACCGGCGGCGCGATTCTGGGGGTACCGATGATGGTCTATATCGCCGGTATCCCCGTACAGCAGGCGGCGGCGATGTCCCTGATGATCGTGGCGGCCTCCTCGTTGTTGGGTGCCTGGGAATATGGCCGGCAGGGATTGGTCAAGTCCAAGGCTGCCGCGGCGTTCAGCTGGACCGGCATGATCGGGTCTTGGGGCGGCGCCTTCGGTCACCGTCTGGTGCGGGACGAAGTTCTGTTGGTATTGTTCGGCGTCCTCTTGTTGCTCACCAGGACCCTGGTCATGCGACAGCGGATGTGGTCGGCCGACAACGAGCGGGAAGAACGTTGTGCGACCCGTTTCCCGCGAACCTGCTGGCTGAAGGTCGGGGGCATGGGGTTGGTGGTGGGGGCCATGAACGGGTTGTTCGGCGTCGGCGGGGGGTTCATGGTGGTCCCGGCGCTTATCGTGATCCTGGGATTCCCGGTGCGTTCGGCGGTCGGGACCTCCCTCACCATCATCGCCCTGATTTCCATCGGCGGGGTGGTTGGGCATCTGCAATTCGGGCAGGTCGATTGGCCGCTGACGGGCTTCGTGCTCTTGGGCAGCGTGGCAGGCATGTTCCTGGGCGTGCGGCTCGGCGCGTGGCTGCCGCCGGCTGCCATGAGCCGGATCACGGCATCCATCACGATGACGATCGGCGTCAGTTTGATCGCCATCAACCTGGCCAGACTACTCCGGCTGCAAGGCTGA
- a CDS encoding ABC transporter, RND-adapter-like protein, whose translation MIQSVFMGWFPMTALLRRFGVPATCACHEERMDRAEPAPVDGLRSEIGTLQSRRSPPGDCGSAGHPGRGGRGEGRASTRQGEVTGQVTALYQATPASRIQGTIDELLVREGSPVRKGQTLMVLDNGDLQTELARMTAELDTADAQRKRMEDLYKKDAVSKQELENAAHGFRVEEAGRKAVLAQLSYTVVKAPFDGVITAKKVEVGELVSSGQPLLRMEDPTRFRLEVTVAESDRGLVMAARPFRSSSMRWGLSRSKARCRRSCRPEARKPIADRTQTLRDQDRRIGLFHLRPRRCLDHRAVPRGASRWSKAWWISTTS comes from the coding sequence GTGATCCAGTCCGTCTTCATGGGCTGGTTCCCGATGACGGCGTTATTGCGGAGGTTCGGTGTTCCGGCAACATGCGCGTGCCATGAAGAGCGGATGGATCGGGCTGAGCCTGCTCCTGTTGACGGCCTTCGGTCAGAAATAGGAACCCTCCAGTCCCGGAGAAGTCCTCCCGGCGACTGTGGTTCAGCCGGCCATCCAGGCCGTGGTGGTCGAGGTGAAGGTCGGGCCAGTACCCGTCAGGGGGAGGTGACGGGACAGGTCACGGCACTGTACCAAGCGACTCCGGCGAGCCGCATTCAAGGCACCATCGACGAACTGTTGGTCCGGGAAGGCAGTCCTGTGCGCAAGGGGCAGACGCTGATGGTGTTGGACAACGGGGATCTGCAGACCGAGCTGGCGCGCATGACTGCGGAACTCGACACTGCCGATGCGCAACGGAAACGCATGGAGGACCTGTACAAAAAAGATGCCGTTTCCAAACAGGAACTGGAGAATGCCGCGCACGGCTTTCGCGTGGAGGAGGCAGGCCGCAAGGCGGTGCTGGCTCAATTGAGTTATACCGTCGTGAAAGCGCCCTTCGATGGCGTGATCACGGCCAAGAAAGTCGAAGTGGGTGAGTTGGTGTCGTCTGGGCAACCGTTGCTGCGGATGGAAGACCCCACGCGGTTTCGGTTGGAAGTCACGGTTGCAGAGAGCGATAGAGGGTTGGTCATGGCCGCGCGCCCATTCCGGTCGTCATCGATGCGTTGGGGGCTGAGCCGCTCCAAGGCACGGTGTCGCAGATCCTGCCGGCCAGAGGCCCGCAAACCCATAGCCGATCGAACGCAAACCCTCCGAGATCAAGACCGTCGAATAGGTCTATTCCATCTCAGGCCCCGGCGGTGCCTTGATCATCGTGCGGTTCCACGTGGGGCGAGCCGATGGAGCAAAGCCTGGTGGATCTCTACGACGAGTTGA
- a CDS encoding RND efflux system, inner membrane transporter, translating into MLGVIALFLVGSVFLFYRRDVVVKMLPFDNKSELQLMVGLPEETTLEETACVTKRVAEYVRTIPELRD; encoded by the coding sequence GTGCTGGGCGTGATCGCTCTGTTCCTGGTGGGGTCGGTGTTCCTGTTCTACCGACGCGACGTAGTGGTCAAGATGTTGCCGTTCGACAACAAGAGCGAATTGCAGCTTATGGTCGGCCTCCCCGAAGAGACGACGTTGGAGGAGACGGCCTGCGTGACGAAACGCGTGGCGGAGTATGTGCGGACGATTCCCGAGTTACGCGACTAA
- a CDS encoding Universal stress protein family produces MNTPARTPRTLLLAVDFSRPASRAVPYAIKLASVLNLSLTVVHVLQAPPSFTSWTPVTRRSLDPLKTKALLELGRVVRLANDNQVPATYTLLAGVPEDVILQTADEIRAGLIVMGTHGRSGLDRLKLGSVADAVLRRAHCPVFTIRATAGGHPAVHPLRLNLGRMLVATDFSPSSEAALRHAAELARLLPAEVLLLHIVAAESTETRIEEKFRQPLSSSRAGSVVGEQLVLQGDPAESILAHATRTKTRLIVMGTQGRRGMKRLLLGSVAEAVIRGAHCPVLTVRNRGRYRRQTPAVSTPHQH; encoded by the coding sequence GTGAACACACCCGCACGCACGCCACGTACCCTGCTCTTGGCCGTCGACTTTTCGAGACCCGCCTCCCGCGCTGTCCCCTACGCCATCAAGCTGGCGTCGGTCTTGAACCTGAGCCTCACCGTCGTCCATGTGCTCCAAGCGCCGCCCAGCTTCACGTCCTGGACGCCCGTCACCCGCCGTTCGCTCGATCCCCTCAAGACCAAAGCCTTGCTCGAATTGGGTCGCGTGGTTCGTCTCGCGAACGACAATCAGGTGCCGGCCACATACACACTGCTCGCCGGGGTGCCGGAAGATGTCATCCTGCAGACTGCCGACGAGATTCGAGCCGGCCTCATCGTAATGGGGACGCATGGTCGATCCGGGCTGGATCGCCTCAAGCTGGGGAGCGTCGCAGACGCCGTCCTGCGCAGGGCCCATTGTCCGGTGTTCACCATCCGCGCCACAGCCGGCGGCCATCCCGCGGTCCATCCACTCAGGCTCAACTTGGGTCGAATGCTGGTGGCGACGGATTTTTCGCCCTCATCCGAAGCGGCGCTTCGGCACGCCGCCGAGTTGGCGAGGCTGTTGCCCGCAGAGGTCCTGCTCCTCCATATCGTCGCGGCCGAGTCTACGGAGACACGAATCGAGGAGAAGTTCCGACAGCCCCTCTCCTCCTCAAGAGCAGGCAGCGTGGTCGGCGAACAGCTCGTGCTGCAGGGAGATCCGGCCGAGTCTATCCTGGCTCACGCGACACGCACGAAGACGAGGCTCATCGTGATGGGGACTCAAGGTCGTCGCGGCATGAAACGGCTGCTACTCGGAAGCGTGGCAGAGGCGGTGATTCGTGGCGCGCACTGTCCGGTGCTAACAGTCAGGAATCGCGGGCGGTACCGACGCCAGACTCCTGCCGTGTCGACTCCGCATCAACACTAG
- a CDS encoding ABC transporter, permease protein (cluster 9, phospholipid): MDDGTRQAAVSLVEGRTLRCLGAWTLLGVAQAERVLKAMAWPHNGSLRFDTSGIESFDTGGAVVLYRALTEAKRQGCEVTIEGLRSEYEQLMRLVTANWSAIVADGAPQPNGIERLDTSIRNLRVQVVRGLAFMGESAVALVRLFAAPARMRWRTCLYSLRLDGVNALPITGLLTFLIGVVIAYQGAEQLRKFGTNIFIVDLVGISLLREIAPLIAAILIAGRSGSAYAAQIGTMKVTEELDALKTLGLSPIELLVLPRVLALVVTLPLLTVYADVLGVFGGMLIASNQLNVSFAAFLARFEEAVALRHFLIGIGKAPFFAVIIALVGCYQGFQIRGGVDDVGRHTTISVVQSIFLVIIFDAICSILLNWWSL; the protein is encoded by the coding sequence ATGGATGACGGAACCAGGCAGGCTGCCGTGAGCTTGGTGGAGGGCAGGACGCTACGTTGCCTGGGGGCCTGGACCCTGTTGGGTGTGGCGCAGGCGGAACGAGTCCTCAAGGCCATGGCCTGGCCCCATAACGGTTCGTTGCGGTTCGATACGAGCGGGATCGAATCGTTCGATACGGGCGGGGCGGTCGTTTTGTATCGCGCGTTGACGGAGGCCAAGCGGCAGGGGTGCGAGGTCACGATCGAAGGCCTGCGGTCGGAGTATGAACAGCTCATGCGTCTGGTGACGGCCAATTGGAGCGCCATCGTGGCGGATGGGGCGCCGCAGCCGAACGGCATCGAACGGCTCGATACGTCGATCCGCAACCTGCGCGTCCAGGTCGTCCGCGGCTTGGCGTTTATGGGCGAGAGTGCCGTCGCCCTGGTTCGCCTGTTCGCGGCGCCCGCCAGGATGCGCTGGCGCACCTGTCTGTACAGCCTCCGGCTCGACGGCGTCAACGCCTTGCCGATCACCGGCCTCCTGACGTTTCTGATCGGGGTGGTGATTGCCTATCAGGGCGCCGAGCAGCTGCGCAAATTCGGCACCAACATTTTCATCGTGGATCTGGTGGGCATTTCTCTGCTGCGCGAAATCGCTCCGCTGATTGCGGCGATTTTGATCGCCGGTCGGTCGGGGTCGGCCTATGCCGCGCAGATCGGCACGATGAAGGTGACCGAAGAGCTGGATGCGTTGAAAACGCTCGGCCTGTCGCCGATCGAGTTGTTGGTGTTGCCGAGGGTGCTGGCCCTGGTCGTGACGCTGCCGCTCCTGACCGTCTATGCCGATGTCCTGGGTGTGTTCGGGGGCATGTTGATCGCGTCGAACCAACTGAACGTGAGCTTCGCGGCCTTTCTGGCGCGGTTCGAGGAGGCCGTCGCGCTGCGGCATTTTCTCATCGGGATCGGCAAGGCGCCCTTCTTCGCCGTCATCATCGCGCTGGTCGGTTGTTACCAGGGGTTTCAGATTCGAGGCGGCGTGGACGACGTGGGACGGCATACGACGATCAGCGTCGTGCAGAGCATCTTTCTCGTGATCATTTTTGACGCGATCTGCAGCATCCTCTTGAACTGGTGGAGCCTATGA
- a CDS encoding ABC transporter, ATP-binding protein (cluster 9, phospholipid) has product MSDSSPTLLETGQAGLPVIEVSHVSTRFGRAIVHEDVSLIVMRGEVFAIAGGNGCGKTTLLREIIGLLTPTDGVIRLFGTDSRELQEFDGRPLHRRFGVMFQQGALFSSMTLAENVAAPLREHTQLSAEVIRDIVALKIALVGLPQDSAGKYPNELSGGMRRRAALARAIVMDPELLFLDEPTAGLDPIIADGFDELLLNLKRLLGFTVVMVTHDLDTLWRLTDRVAVLGNGRVLGLGTMEELAHSDDPVVRDYFHGPRGRAARSQYAGSVMRRD; this is encoded by the coding sequence ATGAGCGATTCATCACCGACTCTTCTCGAGACGGGGCAGGCCGGCTTGCCGGTGATCGAAGTCAGCCATGTCTCGACGCGATTCGGCCGGGCGATCGTACACGAGGATGTGAGTCTCATAGTCATGCGCGGGGAAGTGTTCGCCATTGCCGGCGGCAACGGCTGCGGAAAGACCACGTTGCTGCGCGAGATCATCGGGTTGCTCACGCCGACAGACGGCGTCATCCGTTTATTCGGGACGGACAGTCGCGAGCTTCAGGAGTTCGACGGACGCCCCCTGCATCGCCGGTTCGGGGTGATGTTTCAACAAGGCGCGCTGTTCAGCTCCATGACGTTGGCGGAAAACGTGGCGGCTCCTCTCCGCGAGCATACGCAACTGAGCGCCGAGGTCATTCGAGACATCGTGGCGTTGAAGATCGCGCTGGTGGGGCTGCCGCAGGACAGCGCGGGCAAATACCCGAACGAACTCAGCGGCGGCATGAGGCGACGTGCGGCGCTGGCCCGCGCCATCGTCATGGACCCGGAGCTGTTGTTTCTCGACGAACCGACGGCCGGATTGGATCCGATCATCGCGGACGGATTCGACGAACTGTTGCTCAACCTGAAACGGCTGCTCGGTTTTACGGTGGTGATGGTGACGCACGATTTGGACACGTTGTGGCGACTGACCGATCGGGTGGCGGTATTGGGGAACGGTCGCGTCCTCGGATTGGGAACGATGGAAGAACTGGCTCATTCCGACGATCCCGTCGTCCGCGACTATTTCCATGGCCCGCGCGGGCGCGCGGCGCGGTCGCAATATGCCGGGTCGGTCATGCGCCGGGACTGA
- a CDS encoding ABC transporter, substrate-binding protein (cluster 9, phospholipid), translating to MEPKVNYVVVGAFVLLLGATVLGVILWLGKTDYRGVYDRYYVYTRESVSGLSVDSTVKYRGVDVGRVKEVVLNPENSEEVRVTLDIAEGTPVKVDTQALLVTQGLTGLVTLNLMGGSRDAPLLTAGGGQAYPVIKSAPSLFGRLDGALSQLLSEQGLANLVTNLNGLAQNASSALDEENRKFLRQMLKDLSEITRTLAARSGQVDRGVQSAAQAAEQAARLTEQLGKQVPLLLERVNKSAAGLQQMTEELTKTSRSVGDVIEAGKPSIERFSRQTLADTGLLITELRQLTATLNRVAQQIERQPNVLVLGRSAQPKGPGE from the coding sequence ATGGAACCGAAGGTCAACTATGTCGTGGTCGGCGCGTTCGTCCTGCTGCTGGGCGCGACGGTGCTGGGCGTCATCCTGTGGTTGGGCAAGACGGATTATCGCGGGGTCTACGATCGGTATTATGTCTATACCAGGGAGTCCGTCTCCGGGCTCAGCGTCGATTCGACCGTCAAGTATCGGGGCGTGGATGTCGGGCGAGTCAAGGAGGTCGTCCTGAACCCTGAGAACTCAGAAGAAGTGCGGGTGACGCTGGACATCGCCGAAGGGACACCGGTCAAGGTCGATACGCAGGCCCTGCTGGTGACGCAGGGGCTTACGGGGCTGGTGACGCTCAACTTGATGGGCGGGAGCCGGGATGCGCCTCTCTTGACGGCGGGCGGCGGGCAAGCCTATCCGGTCATCAAGAGCGCCCCCTCACTGTTCGGTCGGCTGGACGGGGCCCTCTCGCAATTGCTGTCGGAGCAAGGCCTGGCGAACCTGGTGACAAATCTGAACGGTCTGGCCCAGAATGCGTCCTCGGCGTTGGACGAAGAGAATCGTAAGTTTCTCAGGCAGATGCTCAAGGATCTGTCGGAGATCACAAGGACCCTCGCGGCCCGCAGCGGCCAGGTCGATCGCGGGGTGCAGAGCGCGGCACAGGCGGCAGAGCAGGCAGCGCGCCTGACGGAACAGCTCGGTAAACAGGTGCCGCTGTTGCTGGAGCGTGTCAACAAGAGTGCGGCAGGGCTGCAGCAGATGACCGAAGAGCTGACGAAGACGAGCCGGTCCGTCGGGGACGTGATCGAAGCAGGCAAGCCCTCTATCGAACGCTTCTCACGCCAGACCCTGGCCGACACCGGCCTGCTCATCACCGAGCTGCGCCAGCTCACCGCCACGTTGAATCGCGTGGCGCAACAAATCGAACGGCAGCCCAATGTCCTGGTCCTCGGCCGTTCCGCCCAGCCGAAGGGACCGGGTGAATGA
- a CDS encoding Two-component transcriptional response regulator, OmpR family, whose product MRILIIEDDADLAQFLRKGLEEEQHTVETAADGETGLILATDDNFDLLVVDVMLPKLDGLTLCRRLRAKDKRTPILLLTARDAVEDKVAGLDAGADDYLTKPFAFTELVARVRALLRRGGPHAGSRLKAKDLEMDPASRRVWRGGKEIVLTSKEFALLEYLLRNRDIVLTRTAILERVWGLNYDPMTNVVDVYIRSLRVKIDRDFTSPLIATVRGVGYKLETGE is encoded by the coding sequence ATGCGTATTCTGATCATCGAAGACGACGCCGACCTGGCGCAGTTTCTCCGCAAGGGGTTGGAAGAGGAACAACATACGGTTGAGACGGCGGCCGACGGCGAGACGGGGCTGATCCTCGCCACGGACGACAATTTCGACCTGTTGGTCGTGGATGTGATGTTGCCAAAACTGGACGGCCTGACGCTGTGCCGCCGCCTCCGGGCGAAGGACAAGCGCACGCCGATCCTCCTCTTGACCGCCCGCGACGCGGTGGAGGACAAGGTGGCCGGTTTGGATGCGGGCGCGGACGACTATTTGACGAAACCCTTTGCGTTTACGGAATTGGTGGCGCGGGTCCGGGCCTTGCTCCGGCGAGGCGGGCCGCATGCCGGCAGTCGCCTGAAGGCGAAAGACTTGGAGATGGACCCCGCCTCGCGCCGCGTGTGGCGCGGCGGAAAGGAGATCGTCCTGACCAGCAAGGAATTTGCCCTGTTGGAATATCTGTTGCGGAACCGCGACATCGTCCTGACCAGGACGGCGATTCTGGAACGGGTGTGGGGCCTCAATTACGACCCGATGACGAATGTCGTGGACGTGTACATCCGCTCGTTGCGGGTCAAGATCGACCGGGACTTCACCTCGCCGCTGATCGCCACCGTGCGCGGCGTGGGCTACAAGCTGGAGACGGGCGAGTGA
- a CDS encoding Mannose-1-phosphate guanylyltransferase (GDP) produces the protein MRDSLDPGGRRWSIVLAGGEGVRMQPTIRRWLGRTVPKQYCRFIGTRSMFQHTLDRMMRITSSARTVVVVGRGHQEAWGQIGERHPGMVLVQPRNVDTAPGIFLPLTYIRARDPEGTVVISPSDHFVFPEERFLREVLYAVRAAEELTDRVVLLAVRPEGPEPEYGWIKPDHELACFGARPVRAVKTFLEKPEPALAQLAYASGALWNTFLMAGKVDRFWNLGWRVLPKMMALFERLGEAIDTPKEAEVLRAIYERMPHVSFSRDLLAQVPRETAVMEMEGLWWSDWGSPERIIETLTRSGNSDAPVVEHLKVAAAGYRPSGAADIVLASDEEDEARVV, from the coding sequence ATGCGGGACTCGTTGGACCCGGGCGGACGGCGTTGGTCGATCGTGCTGGCAGGAGGAGAAGGCGTCCGGATGCAACCGACGATTAGGCGCTGGCTCGGCCGGACGGTCCCCAAGCAATATTGCCGGTTCATCGGGACGAGGTCGATGTTCCAACATACCCTCGACCGCATGATGCGGATCACGAGTTCTGCACGCACGGTCGTGGTGGTCGGGCGCGGGCACCAGGAGGCCTGGGGACAGATCGGTGAGCGGCATCCCGGAATGGTGTTGGTGCAGCCACGCAACGTTGACACGGCGCCGGGGATTTTTCTCCCCTTGACCTACATCCGGGCGCGTGATCCGGAGGGCACGGTCGTGATTTCTCCCTCCGATCATTTTGTGTTTCCCGAGGAGCGTTTCCTCAGAGAAGTGCTTTATGCCGTCCGGGCAGCCGAGGAGTTGACCGACAGGGTGGTGCTGCTTGCGGTCCGGCCGGAGGGGCCGGAACCGGAATACGGGTGGATCAAGCCGGATCATGAACTGGCCTGTTTCGGCGCCCGTCCGGTGCGGGCCGTCAAGACTTTTTTAGAGAAACCGGAGCCGGCCTTGGCACAGTTGGCCTATGCGTCGGGGGCCTTGTGGAATACGTTCCTGATGGCGGGGAAGGTGGATCGGTTCTGGAACCTGGGCTGGAGGGTGCTGCCGAAGATGATGGCTCTCTTCGAACGCCTCGGCGAGGCGATCGATACGCCGAAGGAAGCCGAAGTGTTGCGCGCGATCTATGAGCGCATGCCGCACGTGAGTTTTTCACGCGACCTCCTCGCACAGGTGCCGCGTGAGACGGCGGTGATGGAGATGGAGGGGCTGTGGTGGAGCGACTGGGGGAGTCCCGAGCGAATCATCGAAACGCTCACCAGGTCGGGCAACAGCGACGCTCCGGTCGTCGAACATCTGAAGGTTGCGGCGGCAGGCTACCGGCCGTCGGGGGCCGCGGACATCGTCCTGGCGAGCGATGAAGAGGATGAAGCACGGGTCGTATAG
- a CDS encoding Universal stress protein family — protein MTTPLTTRILFATDFSDDAVRAQEYAMYLATAWDAKVDVLHVIEAPVWLNADAATVAVVEQARKDAAQRLEQIHDQMVRSGISAAVRQVVGNPAEEVALAARDNGADLLVLGVQGRTNLLYGLIGSTVERVVKDGPCPVLAVPGMRDEVGRPIDAHPYVPIRNILVAVDFSSPSLNAAEYAIQLANSLGCKLTLMHVLEPLCYDLDCGLGLIEQETRKRDHWNRQLSELKDLIISFGLPAEVEISGGFPSDAILASTLRHRSDLVVMGTHGRRGVSGRRFGSVAEAVLRRATCPVVTVKQPKFAPGHRRVVPQQMGAMETKGAEQ, from the coding sequence ATGACGACCCCATTGACGACCAGGATCCTGTTTGCGACCGACTTTTCGGATGATGCCGTCCGGGCGCAAGAATATGCGATGTATCTGGCCACCGCCTGGGATGCCAAGGTGGATGTGCTGCACGTCATCGAAGCGCCGGTCTGGCTGAATGCCGATGCCGCTACCGTTGCCGTCGTGGAGCAGGCGCGAAAAGACGCGGCGCAGCGGTTGGAGCAGATCCATGACCAGATGGTGCGCAGCGGTATTTCGGCGGCGGTTCGGCAGGTGGTGGGAAATCCGGCGGAAGAGGTCGCGCTCGCAGCCAGAGACAACGGTGCGGATCTGTTGGTGTTGGGTGTGCAGGGGCGCACCAATTTATTGTATGGGTTGATCGGCAGTACGGTGGAACGGGTCGTGAAGGATGGGCCCTGTCCGGTCCTGGCCGTGCCTGGCATGCGCGACGAGGTAGGACGGCCGATTGATGCGCACCCCTATGTTCCGATCCGGAATATCCTGGTGGCGGTGGATTTTTCGAGCCCGTCGTTGAATGCGGCCGAATACGCCATTCAATTGGCCAACAGCCTTGGGTGCAAGCTCACGTTGATGCATGTGTTGGAACCGCTCTGTTACGACTTGGATTGCGGCCTTGGCCTGATCGAACAGGAGACGAGAAAACGAGATCATTGGAACAGGCAACTGTCCGAACTCAAGGACCTCATCATCTCTTTCGGGCTGCCGGCAGAAGTTGAAATCTCAGGAGGTTTCCCTTCCGACGCAATTCTGGCCAGCACGTTGCGGCATCGGTCCGATCTCGTCGTGATGGGAACGCACGGTCGCCGCGGTGTCTCCGGCCGGCGATTCGGAAGTGTTGCGGAAGCGGTGTTGCGCCGGGCAACCTGTCCGGTCGTGACCGTGAAGCAACCGAAATTCGCACCGGGACACCGTCGGGTGGTGCCGCAGCAGATGGGAGCCATGGAAACCAAAGGAGCAGAGCAATGA
- a CDS encoding Regulator of nucleoside diphosphate kinase has product MTPRDIYMTDFDLTRLRDVLKARLNAKVRDRDHLDSLEHELDRAHVVDPSAIPHDVVTMNSQVRIEDVDTGMENIYTLVFPSDANLAEKKISVLAPIGTALLGCRAGGTVDWPVPAGNRTVRIKEVLYQPEAAGDYHL; this is encoded by the coding sequence ATGACCCCTCGCGATATTTATATGACCGACTTCGATTTGACCCGTCTCAGGGATGTGCTGAAGGCGCGCCTCAATGCCAAAGTCCGGGACCGGGACCATTTGGATAGTTTGGAACATGAGCTTGATCGCGCCCATGTCGTGGATCCGTCTGCGATTCCCCACGATGTGGTCACGATGAATTCTCAAGTCCGGATCGAAGATGTGGATACCGGCATGGAGAACATTTACACGTTGGTGTTCCCTTCCGATGCCAACCTTGCCGAGAAGAAAATTTCTGTTCTCGCGCCGATCGGCACCGCCCTGCTGGGCTGTCGGGCCGGCGGGACGGTGGATTGGCCCGTGCCGGCCGGCAACAGGACGGTGCGCATCAAAGAAGTGTTGTACCAACCTGAAGCCGCCGGGGATTACCACCTATAG
- a CDS encoding OsmC/Ohr family protein, which produces MEVRSKVYTYRTSVKWTEQKKGVITCDGKPQIQVATPPEFKGHEGIWSPEDLYVAAANICLMTTFLAFAERAGLAFVAFQSEAEGRLELVEGKFQITTITLRPHLTLAAGSDQGKAKELIEKAEANCLISNSMKTRMVLEPTIIQ; this is translated from the coding sequence ATGGAAGTTCGCAGTAAGGTCTATACGTATCGCACGTCGGTGAAGTGGACCGAACAGAAAAAGGGCGTCATCACCTGCGACGGCAAGCCGCAGATTCAGGTCGCGACTCCTCCGGAATTCAAGGGACATGAGGGGATCTGGTCGCCCGAAGATTTGTATGTGGCGGCGGCCAACATCTGTTTGATGACGACATTCCTTGCGTTCGCCGAACGGGCCGGCTTGGCCTTCGTCGCCTTTCAGAGCGAGGCGGAAGGCCGTCTCGAACTCGTAGAGGGAAAATTTCAAATCACGACGATAACGTTACGGCCCCATCTCACGCTTGCGGCAGGGAGCGACCAGGGAAAAGCCAAGGAATTGATCGAGAAGGCCGAAGCCAATTGCCTGATCTCCAATTCGATGAAGACCCGCATGGTGCTCGAACCGACCATCATTCAATAG